In one Rhopalosiphum padi isolate XX-2018 chromosome 3, ASM2088224v1, whole genome shotgun sequence genomic region, the following are encoded:
- the LOC132923928 gene encoding uncharacterized protein LOC132923928, with protein MNIFYERDEITTDNVEYTSIENLLNNDNEFRSIMDTSSIHLITNMHDETPIASTSENSKFVDNDQLKNLLIEWNLDCLYQICIEQQMDLEALGLMNDNHFNILLSNVPLGTRIKFESKVKKYQASLIQNSEHTTVNKTSAIIINNADEISQKVSKVTTENQVFQLHTILKNYPQGSFVLNYFEKHNILNESCRNVLVEIIINDLIKRESHMTFRLANLVADAIIGTFPTEIKDTYFLKDAKNSSPKGKLYAKYFNTIRSMKQNGLIPAAIGKERSSKPLSRTMDKENSILATDPDSEIVSTYLNDKDLTWPEIEDIWRKTINNRLNYIKQNNATDIFNKWQQYTQPMGYKLVDIDFQNVFSDYTNFKTVFEKNMDNLMNILKERVRDCESKKLLETFCSMQDISTDSRTLITMYLLHCIFIPTSKKSTKDCNGKRGFIKFSIRDSQNSFLVVTPTAVEMELTLKKMAENGPIQPCLLVVGSLFDPKQILVYFDNIKYKIFSAYKAFDICFKIFHVFNVEYPLESGDVWLFIQTFFYNITTKYDKSNVLSKQISNE; from the exons atgaatatattttatgaaagagATGAAATCACTACAGATAACGTTGAATACACATCAAtcgaaaatttattaaataatgataatgagtTTCGTTCTATAATGGATACTAGTAGTATCCATCTAATAACCAACATGCATGATGAAACACCAATTGCCAGTACatcagaaaattcaaaattcgttGATAACGATCAATTAAAAAACCTCCTCATAGAATGGAATCTTGATTGTTTGTACCAAATATGCATAG agcaACAAATGGATTTAGAGGCCTTAGGGCTAATGAatgataatcattttaatatattgttgtcaAATGTTCCACTGGGAACCAgaataaaatttgaaagtaaagttaaaaaatatcaggCATCATTAATTCAAAACTCAGAACACACCACAGTTAATAAGACAtctgcaattattataaataatgctgATGAAATTTCACAAAAGGTCTCAAAAGTTACAACTGAAAATCAAGTTTTTCAATTACATaccattttgaaaaattatcctCAAGGATCTTTTGTTCTGaactattttgaaaaacataacaTTCTTAATGAGAGTTGTAGAAATGTATTAGTTGAAATTATCATTAATGACCTAATAAAAAGAGAATCCCATATGACATTTAGGTTGGCTAATTTAGTAGCTGATGCTATAATTGGAACTTTTCCCACAGAAATCAAA GATACTTATTTTCTAAAAGATGCTAAAAATAGTTCACCTAAAGGCAAATTATAtgccaaatattttaataccataaGGTCTATGAAGCAAAATGGTTTAATACCTGCAGCAATTGGTAAAGAGAGATCTTCAAAACCATTGAGTCGTACAATGGACAAAGAAAATAGTATACTCg CTACTGACCCTGATTCGGAAATAGTGTCAACATATCTAAATGATAAAGATCTAACATGGCCAGAAATAGAAGACATTTGgagaaaaactattaataaccgtctaaactatattaaacaaaataatgctacagacatttttaataaatggcaACAGTATACTCAACCAATGGGTTATAAACTT GTTGATATAGATTTTCAAAATGTCTTTAGCGATTACACAAATTTCAAAACTGTTTTTGAAAAGAACATGGATAATTTAATGAACATTTTGAAAGAGAGAGTAAGAGATTGTGAAagcaaaaaattattagaaacatTTTGTTCAATGCAAGATATATCAactg ATTCAAGAACGTTGataacaatgtatttattgCATTGTATTTTCATTCCCACCTCAAAAAAATCAACTAAAGATTGTAACGGAAAAAgaggttttataaaatttagtataaggGACTCACAGAATTCATTCCTGGTTGTAACTCCAACAGCGGTGGAGATGGAGTTAACATTGAAAAAGATGGCTGAAAATGGTCCAATACAGCCATGCTTGTTAGTTGTAGGATCATTATTTGATCCTAAACAAATCCTAGTTTATTTCGataacattaaatacaaaatattttctgcTTACAAAGCGTTTGATATATGCTTTAAGATATTCCATGTCTTCAACGTGGAATATCCTCTAGAATCGGGTGACGTATGGCTGTttatacaaacttttttttacaacattacAACTAAGTATGATA